In the genome of Bremerella sp. JC817, one region contains:
- a CDS encoding class I SAM-dependent methyltransferase produces the protein MTCTITSPRIQRLLDDLYADAEKSPLSPRAGGPQPPYPRGSRELFHALRHVYMAIGPEFGNLLYTLVRTSQSRNIVEFGTSMGISAIFLAAGLQDNGGGQLITTEFEPEKITRARQNLSDAGLVELVQFRIGDAYETLQNDMPPAVDFLFLDGAKEMYLDVLKVVEPHLRPGAIIAADNTDHDGIETYLSYVRNPAHGYASSAIQTTRDGHPSGHEITYRTLGE, from the coding sequence CACTTCCCCTCGCATCCAGCGGTTGCTGGACGACTTGTATGCCGACGCCGAAAAGTCGCCTCTTTCACCGCGCGCTGGCGGACCGCAGCCTCCTTACCCGCGCGGGTCGCGCGAGTTGTTCCATGCCTTGCGGCACGTTTACATGGCGATCGGTCCCGAGTTCGGCAACTTGCTGTACACGCTGGTTCGCACCTCGCAGTCGCGCAACATCGTCGAGTTCGGTACCAGCATGGGGATCAGTGCGATCTTCCTGGCGGCCGGGCTGCAAGATAACGGCGGCGGACAACTGATCACGACCGAGTTCGAGCCTGAGAAGATCACCCGGGCCCGGCAAAACCTGAGCGACGCCGGCCTGGTGGAACTGGTGCAGTTCCGCATTGGCGACGCCTACGAGACGCTGCAGAACGATATGCCGCCGGCGGTCGACTTTCTGTTCTTGGACGGGGCGAAAGAGATGTACCTGGATGTGCTGAAAGTGGTCGAACCGCACCTCCGCCCCGGCGCGATCATCGCCGCCGACAATACCGATCACGACGGCATCGAAACGTACCTGAGCTACGTCCGCAACCCAGCCCACGGCTACGCCTCGTCCGCCATCCAAACAACCCGCGACGGCCACCCCAGCGGCCACGAAATCACGTACCGCACGCTGGGCGAGTGA